Genomic segment of Rhodococcus rhodochrous:
GTAGTCGTCGGGGTCGACGGGCTTCGGTGCGGCCGTGGTGGTCGTGGTCGTGGGCGGCGCCGACGAGGTGACGGTGGTGCTTGCCGGCTCGGTGGGTGCTTCGGATGCGATGGCCTCACCCTCCACGCTCCGCGAACACCCTGCCGCGACGAGTGCCGCACCCGCGACGACGACGAAGCTGACGAGGCGTGCGCGGCGACTGATCATGCGGGGCAGCATAGCGAGCGCCGGGATCGACGCAAGTTCCGCTCCGATCGGCTCGGAGGCGGTGGCTTCGATCGGCTCAGAGCCGGCGCGTCACCCGCGCAGGTACGCCCGTCGCCACGACGTTCGGCGGCAGGTCGCGGGTGACCACCGCGCCGGCTCCCACGACGGTGTTCTCGCCGATCGTGACGCCCGGTCCGACGATCGCGCCACCGCCGAGCCACACGTTGTCGCCGATCGTGATCGGTTGCGCCGATTCCCACTTCGCGCGGCGGAGATCGGGATCGAGCGGATGAGTGGGGGTGAGGAGTTGCACGTTCGGGCCGATCTGCACGTCCGAGCCGATCGTGATCGGCGCGACGTCGAGCATGATCGCGCCGAAGTTGACGAATGTTCCGTTCCCCAC
This window contains:
- a CDS encoding sugar O-acetyltransferase; protein product: MGEQKERMLAGELYIADDPELAADALRAALLTEKYNASSAADPDARRALLEELFDSIGDDVEIRPPLQVDYGYRITVGNGTFVNFGAIMLDVAPITIGSDVQIGPNVQLLTPTHPLDPDLRRAKWESAQPITIGDNVWLGGGAIVGPGVTIGENTVVGAGAVVTRDLPPNVVATGVPARVTRRL